A single Ziziphus jujuba cultivar Dongzao chromosome 11, ASM3175591v1 DNA region contains:
- the LOC107409174 gene encoding E3 ubiquitin-protein ligase PUB23 yields the protein MDEIDVPSFFLCPISLQMMKDPVTVCTGITYDRESIEKWLFSGKNMTCPVTKIDLSDSELTPNHTLRRLIQSWCIMNASLGIERIPTPKPPINKTQIQKILKDAKSPESHLNCLRTLRSIAAESETNKRCIETAGAVDFLVSLIVNNIKAINSETWEAINDGFDLARTTEEALSTVHNLGLSDAVLKNLVAKNGEFVDSLTNILQHGSYESRAYAVILLKSMFEVADPMRLIALGSQFFVELVELLKDNISPQASKSALQMLIQLCPWGRNRVKAVEAGAVSVLIELLLDNKERRACEMMLMALDMLCGSAEGRAELLKHGAGLAVVSKKILRVSQVGSEKAVRILYSVSRFSATPGVLHEMLQLGVVAKLCLVIQVDIGSKTKEKAREILKMHAKTWKNSPCIPMSLLSSYPA from the coding sequence ATGGATGAGATTGATGTTCCTTCATTCTTTCTCTGCCCGATTTCTCTTCAAATGATGAAAGATCCAGTCACGGTGTGCACGGGGATTACTTACGACCGTGAGAGCATCGAGAAATGGTTGTTCTCAGGCAAGAATATGACTTGCCCTGTTACCAAAATAGATCTTTCGGATTCCGAATTGACTCCCAATCATACTCTTCGCCGATTGATTCAATCATGGTGCATCATGAACGCTTCGCTTGGTATTGAAAGGATTCCAACTCCCAAGCCTCCTATCAACAAAACCCAGATCCAAAAGATTCTCAAAGATGCAAAATCTCCCGAATCCCACCTCAACTGTCTCCGAACCCTCCGGTCGATTGCCGCCGAGAGCGAAACTAACAAACGCTGCATCGAAACTGCCGGTGCCGTCGACTTCTTAGTTTCGCTAATCGTGAACAACATCAAAGCCATTAATTCCGAAACTTGGGAAGCTATAAACGATGGATTCGACTTGGCAAGAACAACCGAAGAAGCCTTATCTACAGTCCACAATCTCGGACTGTCAGATGCCGTACTGAAAAACCTAGTAGCTAAAAATGGAGAGTTCGTGGATTCCTTGACGAACATCCTTCAACATGGAAGCTACGAGTCTCGAGCTTACGCGGTAATACTATTGAAATCAATGTTCGAAGTCGCCGATCCGATGAGATTGATCGCTTTGGGATCGCAATTCTTCGTCGAATTGGTTGAGCTTCTGAAGGATAACATTTCTCCTCAGGCTTCTAAATCTGCATTGCAGATGCTAATTCAGCTTTGTCCATGGGGAAGGAACAGAGTCAAAGCCGTCGAAGCCGGCGCGGTGTCGGTTTTGATCGAGCTCCTTCTTGATAATAAGGAAAGGAGAGCTTGCGAGATGATGCTAATGGCTCTGGACATGCTATGCGGCTCCGCCGAAGGCCGAGCCGAGCTGTTGAAGCACGGTGCGGGTTTGGCTGTGGTGTCGAAGAAGATACTTAGGGTTTCGCAGGTCGGAAGCGAGAAGGCCGTGAGGATTCTTTACTCGGTTTCGAGGTTTTCGGCTACTCCGGGTGTTCTTCATGAAATGTTGCAGCTTGGTGTTGTGGCGAAGCTGTGCTTAGTAATTCAAGTTGATATTGGAAGTAAGACTAAGGAGAAAGCTAGAGAGATACTGAAAATGCATGCAAAGACATGGAAGAATTCCCCTTGTATACCAATGAGTTTGCTTTCTTCATATCCAGCTTGA
- the LOC107405647 gene encoding E3 ubiquitin-protein ligase PUB24 produces the protein MDDIEIPQYFVCPISLHIMKDPVTAITGITYDRECIEHWLFCGKNTTCPVTKLPLPRDSDLTPNHTLRRLIQAWCTDNASHGIDRIPTPKPPLSKAQIVKMLKDLWNPQFQSKILSQLELIAAENERNRKYMVEAGVPRAMLLFLLNNCFKKSQTDGLEEAVSILSFIGISSSEIKQILMENEQILDTLTWVLSCSMGNDHFSVKTHALLVWKSIVEKANSSVFGRLKPEFFKLIVGILKNNERSSTPQEINAALHIMLDTCPWGRNRIKMIEAGAVFELIQYGFGVTERKTTELVFGILFHMCSCADGRAQFLSHKASIFLVSKKILRVSPAVDDRAVMILSLVCKYSATNTMLQEMVEVGVVQRLCTLFQVNCASYLKDKAREILRSHSGDWKKSPCIDGARSQAV, from the exons ATGGATGATATCGAAATACCTCAGTATTTCGTTTGTCCTATATCCCTTCATATCATGAAAGATCCCGTAACCGCGATAACCGGCATCACATACGATCGGGAGTGTATCGAACACTGGTTATTCTGCGGCAAGAACACTACATGCCCTGTCACCAAACTGCCTTTGCCCAGAGACTCCGACTTGACTCCAAACCATACTTTGAGACGTTTGATTCAGGCGTGGTGCACCGACAATGCTTCACATGGCATTGATCGGATTCCAACTCCTAAACCTCCTTTAAGCAAAGCCCAAATCGTTAAGATGCTCAAGGACCTATGGAACCCTCAGTTTCAATCCAAAATTTTGAGCCAGCTAGAACTCATCGCCGCCGAAAACGAAAGGAACAGGAAATACATGGTTGAAGCTGGAGTTCCCAGAGCTATGTTGTTGTTTCTTTTGAATAATTGCTTCAAGAAAAGCCAAACGGATGGTCTGGAAGAAGCTGTTAGTATACTTTCATTCATTGGGATTTCTTCTTCCGAAATAAAACAGATTTTGATGGAGAACGAACAGATTTTGGATACTCTAACATGGGTTTTGAGCTGCAGCATGGGAAATGATCATTTTTCTGTGAAAACACATGCTCTGTTGGTATGGAAATCGATAGTCGAAAAGGCGAATTCGAGTGTTTTTGGTAGGCTGAAACCCGAATTCTTCAAGCTAATCGTTGGGATTCTGAAAAACAATGAAAGAAGTAGTACACCACAAGAGATCAATGCGGCTTTGCACATCATGTTGGATACTTGTCCTTGGGGAAGAAACAGAATAAAGATGATCGAAGCCGGAGCCGTATTCGAGCTGATCCAATACGGATTCGGAGTAACCGAAAGGAAGACCACTGAATTGGTTTTCGGAATACTGTTCCATATGTGTTCTTGTGCGGATGGTAGAGCTCAGTTTCTTAGTCACAAAGCAAGCATTTTCTTGGTTTCGAAGAAGATTCTGAGAGTTTCACCAGCTGTTGATGATAGAGCGGTGATGATTCTGTCACTGGTATGTAAATACTCGGCCACGAATACGATGCTTCAAGAAATGGTGGAGGTTGGAGTTGTGCAAAGGCTTTGCACTTTGTTTCAGGTTAACTGCGCTTCGTATTTGAAAGACAAAGCAAGGGAAATTCTGAGATCGCATTCGGGGGACTGGAAAAAATCTCCCTGCATAG ATGGAGCGAGATCTCAGGctgtttaa
- the LOC107433609 gene encoding BTB/POZ domain-containing protein At3g05675, with product MESLGSEASTHNRIGDRSTSDVVVRLRTKDGRDDWLYCHSNTLIENCKYFSDRLSENWPTCQIIDSRNCVEVYCEESDFDYHVTVVRLFYVIIDGPVDDMWHGVKNALGILQVAVKLGCPQIITACVNYLEAVPWEEGEEEEILKIIPCMGSEVEPVLARLQPVNPSSIVGIFLSAIQFATSSPPPSLNDLKASAQDQLDYMLTEDDDAPLLTADNEIKSEVNICIKRLFARLNGLLEAMLCEVVESVSEDGKMQSFQSLLSDLLWAYQILNKLEILRDFVNNWVDASDKIVKVVEKASPTTEVIETNLKVIEVASKVLEAIGYGTVILPTTKRLHMVKIWLPFVRIAKPLIDSITTNDDDDTVTLKVDGELWQSLESTFVTMVPALPSENQAEILTEWLANEHIQYPDLTEAFEIWCYRSKVAKRRLSSMGVNHDKTHAF from the exons ATGGAATCCCTT gGTTCTGAAGCAAGTACTCATAACAGGATTGGTGACAGATCAACCAGTGATGTTGTAGTGAGGCTACGGACAAAGGACGGCCGAGATGATTGGTTATATTGTCACTCCAATACCCTTATTGAAAACTGCAAGTATTTTTCTGACCGCCTCTCTGAGAATTGGCCAACGTGTCAGATTATTGATTCGCGCAATTGTGTTGAGGTTTACTGTGAAGAATCTGACTTTGATTACCATGTTACTGTTGTTCGCCTTTTCTATGTTATCATTGATGGCCCTGTTGATGACATGTGGCACGGTGTTAAAAATGCTCTAGGCATTCTTCAGGTGGCAGTCAAACTTGGATGTCCACAAATAATCACAGCTTGTGTGAACTACTTGGAAGCAGTTCCCTGGGAAGAGGGTGAGGAGGAGGAAATTCTTAAAATCATACCATGCATGGGATCAGAAGTGGAACCAGTTCTTGCCCGTCTCCAACCAGTCAATCCATCATCCATTGTGGGAATTTTTCTCTCTGCCATCCAATTTGCCACATCATCTCCTCCTCCATCCTTGAATGATCTCAAGGCTTCTGCTCAAGATCAACTTGACTACATGCTAACTGAAGATGATGATGCCCCTTTGTTAACTGCTGAtaatgagataaaatctgagGTGAACATATGTATAAAAAGACTCTTTGCAAGGCTTAACGGTCTGTTGGAAGCTATGCTATGTGAGGTCGTAGAATCAGTTTCTGAAGATGGCAAAATGCAATCATTTCAATCCCTTTTGTCGGATTTGTTATGGGCCTATCAGATATTGAATAAGTTGgaaattttgagggattttGTCAATAATTGGGTAGATGCATCAGATAAGATAGTCAAGGTTGTAGAGAAAGCAAGTCCAACAACTGAAGTGATTGAGACAAACTTGAAGGTTATTGAGGTGGCATCAAAGGTTCTAGAGGCAATAGGGTATGGAACTGTCATTTTGCCAACAACAAAGCGGCTTCACATGGTGAAGATATGGCTTCCTTTTGTGAGGATTGCAAAACCTCTTATTGATTCTATTACgactaatgatgatgatgatacaGTGACACTCAAAGTGGATGGTGAATTGTGGCAATCCCTGGAGTCCACATTTGTTACGATGGTGCCTGCATTGCCATCAGAGAATCAGGCAGAGATTTTGACTGAATGGTTGGCAAATGAGCATATTCAATATCCAGACCTGACTGAGGCATTTGAAATCTGGTGTTACAGATCCAAGGTTGCTAAACGAAGACTATCTTCAATGGGGGTAAACCATGACAAAACTCATGCGTTTTGA